The following nucleotide sequence is from Sandaracinaceae bacterium.
GTCCAGGCGCCCCCCGTCGCGGGGCGGCGTGCCCCCATCGGGGAGGCGCGCGTCCTCGGGCATTTGCGGCGCCGCACAAATACCGTCCGGGAGACAGACGCCGGAGGCGCAGTCGGCGTCGGTGACGCAGCGGCGCGCGGGCGTCGTGGGGTCGCAGCCCCAGAGCACGACGAACATCGCCAGCCCGCCGATGCGTGCCCGTCGTTCTGCCCGTCCTCGTGCCCGTAGAACCGTCATCCCGTCGCCCATCCCCGCACCTGCACAAAGCAGGCGGACCGTTAGTTACAGCCTCGAAACATCAGCGTCAAGCCGAATCTTGTGCAGAGCAGCATAGAAGTCCCCGAGAGACGCTCTACAGACTCCTGTGAGCACCCGTTTTCTCCATGATTTCAACTCCGGACACGCGTGTTTGCTGCGGCGCAACATTTTCTCGTTGACAGCGCGGACGGCGCCGCTTAGCTTCCAGCGCATCGAGGGCAGACGAGACGAGCCGAACAGGCATTTCAGGAGAGTACCGATGGCGACCAAGAAGACTTCGCAGGCGCAGCACGAGAGCAACGGCATGCCCTTCCCCGGCCTCCCCGGCATGGAGATGTTCCGCGGCATGATGCAGGCCCAGTCCGAGCGGTTCGAGAAGCTGTTCACGGACATCGAGCGACTCGAGCAGGAGCGCCATGAGCGGACGCTCTCCGCCCTCGAGGACATGACGCAGCTCATGAAGAGCACCCTGCACTACCAGCAGCAGCTCGGCGACCAGGTCCGCCGCGCGTCCCTCGAGGCGGCTCGGAAGAGCCTCGAGATGACCACGAGCGTCTGAGCAGCGCCGCGGGCGCCCGGCATCCCCCGGGCGCCCAGCTCTCCATCCACAGGAGGATCGACGTGAAGCTGAACGAGATGAAGGTGATCGTCACGGGCGCGGCCCGCGGCATGGGCGCGTACTTCGCGCAGCGCTTCCACGAGGCCGGCGCGCAGGTCGCGGCGGGCGACGTCGCCGAGGACGCGCTGGCCGAGCTGCCGGAGGGCATCCACCGCCGCCGGCTCGACGTGTCGAACGAAGAAGACGTGATGTCCTTCGTGAAGTGGGCGCACGGCGAGATGGGCGGGCTCAATGGCCTCGTCAACAACGCTGGCATCATCCGCGATGGCCTCCTGGTGAAGAAGGACCGCAAGACCGGCGAGGTCAAGCGCATGCCGACCGCCGACTGGGACGCCGTGATCGGCGTGAACCTCACCGGCGCGGCCCTGATGGTCCGCGAGACGGTCGCGCAGATGCTCGAGGCCGAGGAGCGGCCCGGCGTCATCGTCAACATCTCGAGCGTCAGCCGCCACGGCAACCGCGGCCAGTCCAACTACGTCGCGGCCAAGGCCGCCCTCGCCGCCAACACCGTCACCTGGGCCCGGGAGTTCGCTCGCTACGGCATCCGCGCCACCGCGGTCGCGCCCGGCATGATCGAGACCCCGATGACGAAGGGCATGCACCAGAAGGCGCGCGACGCGCTCGTGGCCGCCATCCCGGTCGGCCGCAT
It contains:
- a CDS encoding SDR family oxidoreductase, producing the protein MKLNEMKVIVTGAARGMGAYFAQRFHEAGAQVAAGDVAEDALAELPEGIHRRRLDVSNEEDVMSFVKWAHGEMGGLNGLVNNAGIIRDGLLVKKDRKTGEVKRMPTADWDAVIGVNLTGAALMVRETVAQMLEAEERPGVIVNISSVSRHGNRGQSNYVAAKAALAANTVTWAREFARYGIRATAVAPGMIETPMTKGMHQKARDALVAAIPVGRIGEPEDIWQAVRFAVECEYFNGRCLDVDGGLVMT